Proteins encoded within one genomic window of Mya arenaria isolate MELC-2E11 chromosome 13, ASM2691426v1:
- the LOC128214828 gene encoding neurensin-1-like, producing MAAKEDKQGLLRAEEREPLPDIAEENHDAASKPASRKTSRTSTPKKKHCPDYFGVKSYLHDFYEATYKDPSIYEDEDDFRFLLHPNPRRRRCPQIWWKIFMWLGVNLLVFGIIGILVGYLVPQKSIFLKVDEEHSEGYVDRSAMTFNTTLDVCKLIGLILFCVGGMTLAMALLFPSFLTSYCDEDPGEDNFNVRVEDEEAPLSPVDMSIPKSSKVKSVQPLRSVPEAVVTNEGVMEYHD from the coding sequence ATGGCAGCTAAAGAAGACAAACAGGGACTTCTTCGCGCGGAAGAAAGGGAGCCGTTGCCGGACATCGCGGAGGAAAACCATGACGCCGCATCGAAGCCCGCCAGTCGAAAGACCAGCCGGACATCAACCCCGAAAAAGAAGCACTGTCCAGACTACTTCGGAGTGAAGTCTTACCTACACGATTTTTACGAGGCGACCTACAAGGACCCGTCGATCTACGAGGACGAAGACGACTTCCGGTTCTTGCTTCACCCTAACCCGCGCCGGCGGAGATGCCCACAAATCTGGTGGAAGATATTTATGTGGCTGGGTGTGAACTTGCTAGTGTTTGGAATTATTGGTATTCTAGTCGGCTACCTTGTTCCGCAAAAATCCATATTCCTGAAGGTTGACGAGGAGCACAGCGAGGGTTACGTGGACCGGAGCGCCATGACGTTCAACACGACACTAGACGTGTGCAAGCTAATCGGCCTCATTCTGTTCTGCGTTGGCGGGATGACGCTCGCCATGGCGCTCCTCTTCCCCAGCTTTCTCACGTCATATTGTGACGAGGACCCAGGAGAGGACAACTTCAACGTGCGGGTGGAGGACGAGGAGGCACCGCTCAGCCCAGTTGACATGTCCATTCCCAAGTCATCAAAGGTTAAGAGCGTCCAGCCGCTACGCAGCGTCCCAGAGGCCGTGGTGACGAATGAGGGGGTCATGGAATACCATGATTAG